A portion of the Paenibacillus hamazuiensis genome contains these proteins:
- the sigJ gene encoding RNA polymerase sigma factor SigJ, which yields MEELYDQYRALLFKLAYQLTGSAADAEDAVQDVFVKACDVHPERLEEPKAYLCKMVTNRCLNLQKSARKKRELYVGPWLPEPILTPEADQLETAVVRRDLLSYAMLVLLERLSPTERTVFVLREALGFDYPEIAELLGKQEANCRKLMSRAKSKMGISEDELVAAEAVEQDWVNRFLASLEQGNVDHVMSLLTEDVMLVADGGGKAAVYNRPVQLRDHVARALLDGFKSIGANQGKLRFEVVPLNGETGIVLRSKDETLAAILIQLQRGKIARLYAVRNPDKLARI from the coding sequence ATGGAGGAGCTGTACGATCAATATAGAGCACTGTTGTTCAAGCTGGCATATCAGTTGACCGGCTCCGCGGCAGACGCGGAAGATGCGGTGCAGGACGTATTTGTTAAAGCGTGCGACGTACATCCGGAACGATTGGAGGAGCCGAAAGCGTATTTGTGCAAGATGGTAACCAATCGCTGCCTCAATCTGCAAAAGTCGGCGAGGAAGAAGAGGGAGTTGTACGTCGGTCCCTGGCTTCCTGAACCGATTCTGACGCCGGAGGCGGATCAGCTCGAGACGGCGGTCGTCCGCCGCGATCTGCTGTCTTACGCTATGCTCGTACTGCTCGAGCGGTTATCTCCGACAGAGCGGACGGTTTTCGTCCTGCGTGAGGCGCTGGGCTTCGATTATCCTGAAATAGCCGAACTGCTGGGCAAGCAAGAGGCGAATTGCCGCAAATTAATGAGCCGGGCAAAAAGCAAGATGGGAATATCCGAAGATGAGCTAGTTGCGGCCGAAGCGGTCGAACAGGATTGGGTTAACCGGTTCCTCGCATCCCTCGAGCAAGGTAACGTTGATCATGTGATGTCTCTGTTAACCGAAGACGTCATGCTCGTCGCCGATGGAGGCGGGAAGGCAGCCGTTTACAATCGTCCGGTGCAATTGCGCGATCACGTGGCTCGAGCTCTGCTTGATGGGTTCAAGAGTATAGGGGCCAATCAGGGAAAACTTCGCTTCGAGGTTGTCCCTCTAAACGGCGAGACCGGTATCGTACTCCGTTCGAAGGACGAAACTCTGGCTGCAATATTAATTCAACTTCAACGCGGAAAGATTGCCAGATTATATGCCGTACGAAACCCTGATAAGCTTGCCCGGATTTAG
- a CDS encoding NAD(P)/FAD-dependent oxidoreductase, with product MNDLTCIIIGGGHAGLGALKAIKEEAQGMADGQRIRFVLIDKQPGHVRKVMLFRPAAGGEEIVVPWSRYNSGGVEFLQGTVTSVDNEAKRIQYTDVQGNDVRIHYDLLVVAVGSIVRRPDPDQGGIALTDPQAAADIREHWRANLRKAVVETNPEERKRLMTIAVAGAGISGIETSAELILAMRTEAAALGLNSSDACVYLLNAQERLFSEGPEKVRRKLDRLLIECGVTVLHNRKAMQEQAGVVTLNNGDRLPVGLCIWTIGLIPNPALRSMGVPLTSEGQVLVDECYRVQGMPGVYSIGDCARIVDPSTGKADQMTCKEAGPQALRLGKIVMADLEGRPAPVHKSFLETFGFGLGQNRGLVWINKWGLDIIITGKLAWKVKKVGWDFASWLR from the coding sequence ATGAACGACTTGACATGCATTATCATTGGAGGTGGCCATGCAGGGCTTGGGGCACTCAAAGCAATAAAGGAAGAGGCCCAGGGCATGGCGGACGGACAGCGTATTCGATTTGTTCTGATCGACAAGCAACCCGGTCATGTGCGCAAAGTGATGTTGTTCCGGCCGGCTGCAGGCGGGGAAGAAATTGTGGTTCCCTGGTCGCGTTATAATTCAGGAGGAGTCGAATTCTTGCAAGGGACGGTTACTTCCGTAGATAATGAGGCAAAACGGATCCAATATACGGATGTACAAGGAAATGATGTCCGAATTCATTATGACCTTTTAGTCGTGGCGGTTGGAAGCATCGTCCGGCGGCCGGATCCCGATCAGGGAGGGATCGCCTTGACCGACCCTCAAGCGGCAGCAGACATCCGGGAACACTGGCGTGCCAATCTGCGGAAGGCTGTCGTCGAGACGAACCCTGAGGAACGAAAGCGACTCATGACAATCGCGGTTGCGGGAGCGGGTATCAGCGGCATCGAGACGTCCGCCGAGCTGATCCTCGCCATGCGGACGGAAGCAGCGGCGTTGGGGCTGAATTCGTCCGATGCCTGCGTTTATTTGCTCAATGCACAGGAGCGGCTGTTCTCGGAAGGGCCGGAGAAAGTTAGACGGAAGTTAGATCGGTTGCTCATCGAATGCGGGGTGACCGTGCTTCACAATCGTAAGGCAATGCAAGAGCAAGCAGGAGTGGTGACGCTTAATAATGGCGATCGTCTGCCGGTTGGTCTATGTATATGGACGATTGGTCTGATTCCGAATCCGGCCCTCCGCAGCATGGGCGTGCCACTTACTTCTGAAGGTCAAGTGCTGGTGGATGAATGTTATCGCGTCCAAGGGATGCCGGGTGTATACAGCATTGGCGATTGTGCGAGAATCGTCGATCCGAGTACCGGCAAAGCGGATCAGATGACGTGCAAAGAAGCCGGGCCGCAGGCGTTAAGGCTGGGAAAAATCGTGATGGCTGATCTGGAGGGCCGTCCCGCTCCGGTTCACAAATCGTTTTTGGAAACTTTCGGATTCGGCCTTGGGCAAAATCGCGGGTTGGTGTGGATAAACAAATGGGGACTTGATATCATCATAACGGGGAAGCTTGCATGGAAAGTAAAAAAAGTGGGATGGGATTTTGCTAGCTGGCTCCGTTAG
- a CDS encoding NAD(P)/FAD-dependent oxidoreductase, with protein sequence MNDLTCIIIGGGHAGLAALKAIKKTTLGMANGRRIRFVVFDKQPGHVRKIMLFRPAAGGEEIIVPWTHYEFSEGVEFVQGTVTSVDGREKQIRYEAAQGNDATMQYDILVVAVGSVVRQPDPNQGGIPLTDPQTAAVIRGRWRANLRQAAHEKNPKERKRLMTVVVTGAGISGIETSSELALEMQKKASTLGLNPSDISVYLVSGQERLFMEGPEKVGRKLDQILRECGVTVVYNRKVMREEAGVVTLNNGDRLPVGLCIWTIGLMPNPALRTMGLPLTTDGQVLVDESYRVQGMPGVYSIGDCARIVDPKTGKAALMRCAELALQDDRLGKIVVADLEGRPAPVHKSAPIDLYCIGLGENRGLVWGRKWGINLIITGKPAWRFRNAAWDAGSKLR encoded by the coding sequence ATGAACGACTTGACATGTATCATCATCGGAGGCGGCCATGCAGGACTTGCAGCGCTAAAAGCAATAAAGAAAACGACCCTGGGCATGGCCAACGGGCGGCGGATTCGGTTTGTTGTATTCGACAAGCAGCCAGGTCATGTGCGCAAAATAATGTTGTTCCGGCCGGCCGCGGGCGGGGAAGAGATTATTGTTCCCTGGACGCATTATGAGTTTTCAGAAGGAGTCGAATTCGTGCAAGGAACGGTTACCTCTGTGGATGGTAGGGAAAAACAGATCCGATATGAAGCTGCGCAAGGAAATGATGCCACCATGCAGTATGACATTTTAGTCGTAGCGGTCGGCAGCGTCGTTCGGCAACCGGATCCTAATCAGGGCGGAATTCCTTTAACCGACCCGCAAACCGCAGCAGTCATCCGGGGGCGTTGGCGTGCCAATCTACGGCAAGCTGCCCACGAGAAAAATCCGAAAGAACGAAAGCGTCTGATGACGGTAGTAGTTACGGGAGCGGGCATAAGCGGCATCGAGACGTCCTCTGAACTGGCACTTGAGATGCAGAAGAAAGCATCAACTCTAGGACTGAATCCATCCGATATTTCAGTTTATTTGGTGAGTGGACAGGAACGATTGTTCATGGAAGGACCCGAGAAAGTTGGACGGAAATTGGATCAGATACTCAGAGAATGTGGAGTGACGGTGGTTTACAACCGTAAGGTGATGCGAGAGGAAGCAGGAGTGGTGACGCTTAATAATGGCGATCGTCTGCCGGTTGGTCTATGTATATGGACGATTGGTCTGATGCCGAATCCGGCCCTTCGCACGATGGGCTTGCCGCTTACTACTGATGGCCAAGTGCTGGTGGATGAATCCTATCGCGTCCAAGGGATGCCGGGCGTATACAGCATTGGCGACTGTGCGAGAATCGTCGACCCCAAAACCGGTAAGGCAGCTCTGATGAGGTGCGCAGAACTTGCGCTACAGGATGATCGACTGGGGAAAATCGTCGTGGCAGATTTGGAGGGCCGCCCTGCGCCAGTTCACAAATCGGCACCAATAGATCTCTATTGCATCGGCCTGGGGGAAAATCGCGGATTGGTATGGGGACGCAAATGGGGAATTAATTTGATTATAACGGGAAAGCCGGCGTGGAGATTCCGGAATGCTGCATGGGATGCAGGCAGTAAGCTTCGATAG
- the rlmH gene encoding 23S rRNA (pseudouridine(1915)-N(3))-methyltransferase RlmH has protein sequence MQIQIVAVGKLKEAYLVQGIAEYTKRLGPYAKLQIVEVPDEKAPETMSPAEERQVREREGERILAALRPDTFVVALAIDGKALSSEELASRLQELATYGRSQVAFVIGGSLGLAPAVLTRAELKLSFGRMTLPHQLMRLVLVEQVYRAMKIMRGEPYHK, from the coding sequence ATGCAGATTCAAATTGTGGCGGTCGGCAAATTAAAAGAGGCGTATCTGGTGCAGGGGATCGCCGAATATACGAAGCGGCTTGGCCCGTACGCCAAGCTGCAAATCGTCGAGGTGCCGGACGAGAAGGCACCGGAAACGATGTCGCCTGCCGAGGAACGGCAGGTGCGGGAGCGGGAGGGCGAGCGGATCTTGGCCGCGCTGCGCCCGGACACATTCGTCGTCGCGCTGGCGATCGACGGCAAAGCTCTGTCGAGCGAGGAACTCGCCTCGCGGCTGCAGGAGCTGGCCACCTATGGGCGCAGCCAGGTGGCGTTTGTGATCGGGGGCTCGCTGGGGCTCGCCCCCGCCGTTTTGACGCGCGCGGAGCTGAAGCTCAGCTTCGGGCGCATGACCTTGCCGCATCAGTTGATGCGGCTGGTGCTGGTGGAGCAGGTGTACCGCGCGATGAAGATTATGCGGGGGGAACCGTATCATAAGTGA
- a CDS encoding CxxH/CxxC protein: MYVVCKDHLEIAIDQFVDEYEEAPDIVDLQEVRFRDWEPPAHCERCSAPGRFLVV; encoded by the coding sequence ATGTACGTAGTATGCAAGGATCATCTGGAGATTGCCATCGATCAGTTCGTGGACGAATACGAGGAGGCTCCGGATATCGTCGATTTGCAGGAGGTCCGCTTCCGCGACTGGGAGCCTCCCGCTCACTGCGAGCGCTGCTCGGCGCCGGGGCGTTTTCTGGTCGTGTAG
- a CDS encoding S1C family serine protease — MSLFDDDFYTTKVSRWNSAKETRFRRRGLAVLPDWVVPAVGGSLATILAFALIGGVLSGFGSSEATGSYLAKPGTAVSDTQQLINDPVVRAAEKVGPSVVSILSSRKEGDNGVRALGLGSGVIFQKAGDKVRVVTNNHVVDGSDQLEVVTGAGDRRKATLLGRDQISDLAVLEIDAAGIKQVAEFGDSDALKPGETAIAIGNPLGLGYAPTITRGIISWPKRSIPVSLGREGEFDWEMDVIQTDAAINSGNSGGALVNLEGKVVGINTLKVADYGVEGLGFAIPINQAKTVIDSLIQYHKVKRPYMGVVTQELQSFAGTDVLKLPVEVKTGIIVLDATGPAKEAGLKTNDVIVELDGKPVASTVDLRKYIYGSKSIGDKLNVTYYRAGKKATAVLTLAELKDK; from the coding sequence GTGAGTTTGTTTGACGACGATTTTTATACGACGAAAGTGTCCAGATGGAATTCGGCGAAGGAGACCCGATTTCGCAGGCGCGGCTTGGCGGTGCTTCCGGATTGGGTCGTTCCGGCAGTCGGCGGGTCTTTGGCTACGATACTGGCCTTCGCCTTGATTGGAGGCGTTCTGTCCGGCTTCGGTTCCTCCGAAGCTACAGGTTCATATCTGGCGAAGCCGGGAACGGCTGTAAGTGATACGCAGCAGCTGATCAACGACCCGGTCGTCCGAGCGGCGGAGAAGGTCGGGCCGTCGGTGGTCAGCATTCTCAGCTCCCGCAAGGAAGGCGATAATGGTGTGCGTGCGCTGGGGCTCGGCTCGGGGGTTATTTTTCAAAAAGCCGGCGATAAGGTGCGTGTCGTGACCAATAACCACGTGGTCGACGGGTCGGATCAGCTGGAGGTCGTCACCGGAGCGGGGGATCGGCGCAAGGCGACGCTGCTCGGGCGCGACCAGATCAGCGATCTGGCGGTGCTGGAGATCGACGCGGCGGGCATCAAGCAGGTCGCCGAATTCGGCGATTCCGACGCGCTGAAGCCGGGAGAGACGGCGATTGCGATCGGCAATCCGCTCGGGCTCGGCTACGCGCCGACGATCACGCGGGGCATCATCAGCTGGCCGAAGCGGTCGATTCCGGTGTCGCTCGGCCGGGAGGGCGAGTTCGACTGGGAGATGGACGTCATCCAGACGGACGCCGCGATCAATTCCGGCAACAGCGGCGGCGCGCTCGTGAATCTGGAAGGCAAGGTCGTCGGCATCAATACGCTGAAGGTAGCCGATTACGGCGTCGAGGGACTCGGCTTCGCGATTCCGATCAACCAGGCGAAGACGGTCATCGACAGCTTGATCCAGTATCACAAGGTGAAGCGCCCGTATATGGGCGTGGTGACGCAGGAGCTGCAAAGTTTTGCGGGGACGGATGTTTTAAAGCTGCCTGTCGAGGTCAAAACTGGTATTATTGTGCTCGATGCGACGGGTCCGGCCAAAGAGGCGGGGCTGAAGACAAACGATGTGATCGTCGAGCTGGACGGCAAGCCGGTCGCCAGCACGGTCGATTTGCGCAAGTATATTTACGGCTCCAAATCGATCGGCGATAAGCTGAACGTGACGTATTACCGCGCGGGCAAGAAGGCGACGGCGGTGCTGACTCTGGCGGAGCTGAAGGATAAATAG
- a CDS encoding MBL fold metallo-hydrolase — MGIRFSILSSGSTGNCTVVESGETKLLIDAGLSAKRIEQLLAERETAATSLDAILVTHEHADHIKGLGAVARKFDLPIYANEKTWEALNEHIGEIADDKRRVMQTGEMVDFGELKVESFGISHDAAEPVAYNFYDGEQKLSVATDLGYMSEKVREKLLDSDVLVLESNHDVEMLRMGRYPWNIKRRILSDLGHLSNEAAGEALCEVTSGKTKRVYLAHLSRDHNLMDLAKLTVNNIVEDTFAPDDHRAELRDTYYDRSTPWDRLDEE, encoded by the coding sequence ATGGGTATTCGATTCAGCATATTATCCAGCGGCTCGACGGGCAACTGCACGGTGGTGGAGAGCGGCGAGACGAAGCTGCTGATCGACGCGGGCCTCAGCGCCAAGCGGATTGAGCAGCTGCTGGCGGAGCGCGAGACGGCGGCGACGAGCCTGGATGCGATTTTGGTGACGCATGAGCATGCGGACCATATCAAGGGGCTCGGCGCGGTCGCCCGCAAATTCGACTTGCCGATCTACGCCAACGAGAAGACATGGGAGGCGCTGAACGAGCACATCGGCGAAATCGCCGATGACAAGCGCCGGGTGATGCAGACGGGCGAGATGGTCGATTTCGGTGAGCTGAAGGTCGAATCGTTCGGCATTTCCCACGACGCGGCGGAGCCGGTTGCGTACAATTTTTACGACGGGGAGCAGAAGCTGAGCGTCGCGACCGACCTCGGTTATATGAGCGAGAAGGTAAGGGAAAAGCTGCTCGACAGCGACGTGCTCGTGCTCGAGTCCAATCACGACGTGGAAATGCTGCGCATGGGACGTTATCCGTGGAACATCAAGCGGCGCATTCTCAGCGATCTCGGCCATTTGTCGAACGAGGCGGCCGGCGAGGCGCTGTGCGAAGTGACGTCGGGCAAGACGAAGCGGGTATATTTGGCGCACCTCAGCCGGGATCACAATCTGATGGATTTAGCCAAGCTGACGGTGAATAACATTGTGGAAGATACATTCGCGCCGGACGATCACCGCGCCGAATTAAGGGATACATACTACGACCGCTCTACGCCGTGGGATCGGCTGGATGAGGAATAG
- the yycI gene encoding two-component system regulatory protein YycI: MDWSRAKTILIISFMFLNLILGYQLWTNRSVQLQTVAEASTSLEELRALSKSKNIELPSELPKEVPKLKEIVVRFDENMRSDRQLPVQTPFRYSPLLSKGALKDSPVKLAVPHFEAYQYDPVESKSGVYVFHQIYGTLPMFEVRLELLETNGQITAYKQGYVEVQSEGEQKEQKVIPMNIALRSLIENYLPNGSVIASMKLGYHGQVYNSQTMYMVPSWRVALTNGDFYFIHALNGAVEVPQTNKKSP; encoded by the coding sequence GTGGACTGGAGCCGCGCGAAAACGATACTGATCATCTCGTTTATGTTCCTCAACCTGATTCTCGGCTACCAGCTGTGGACGAACCGCTCCGTGCAGCTCCAGACGGTGGCGGAGGCTTCGACGTCGCTGGAGGAGCTGCGGGCGCTCAGCAAAAGCAAAAACATCGAGCTGCCGTCGGAGCTGCCGAAGGAAGTGCCGAAGCTGAAGGAGATCGTCGTCCGCTTCGATGAAAACATGAGGTCGGACCGGCAGCTTCCGGTACAGACGCCGTTTCGCTACAGCCCCTTGCTGAGCAAGGGAGCGCTGAAGGATTCCCCGGTGAAGCTGGCGGTGCCGCACTTCGAGGCGTATCAGTACGATCCGGTGGAAAGCAAGTCGGGGGTCTACGTGTTTCACCAGATCTACGGCACGCTGCCGATGTTCGAGGTACGGCTGGAGCTTCTTGAAACGAACGGCCAAATTACCGCTTACAAACAGGGCTATGTTGAAGTACAATCAGAAGGTGAGCAAAAAGAGCAGAAGGTCATTCCGATGAACATTGCTCTGCGAAGCCTGATCGAAAACTATTTGCCGAACGGTTCGGTCATTGCGAGCATGAAGCTCGGCTACCACGGCCAGGTGTACAACTCGCAAACGATGTATATGGTGCCTTCCTGGCGCGTGGCGCTGACGAACGGCGATTTTTATTTCATTCATGCGCTGAACGGTGCGGTGGAAGTGCCGCAGACGAACAAGAAAAGCCCTTGA
- a CDS encoding YycH family regulatory protein, translating into MIEKLKSVTLAVMICLSLVLSYLLAYSYPQLEPLAQEKYVKADPVGTQAVLEDLLFPDQMVLHLGEQVHTVLYPSTRSFNSILDTVKQRYIEGFRKINTATAVLPVTWDEIRDKQQGVELRFRDGVPFNVLQRVMQIKGELPIDNDVVTRIWIYTKETKDDVRTFFFTDSPGVAYEAIKADFTVKDIEKFVQLGADQTPYTPGPGESYLPTKPLTMPAYKVNFSLMTADQLKRSFFVDPAITRNLTERDGSEIYTDGKRGLQLKNDQHWMAYSDPVAPVETKQPEIRENLLAAIQFVNQHGGWNGQYVVNKVPQRMATTSQSFVFRQYFESLPVINERQENIGFIKIVLQKGVVSSFERSVIVPENRTLSAKDTQIAGGEALGQKLAQYEKRSSVVAIYPAYKPVTDELTLELVPAWAVELRDGSYEFLE; encoded by the coding sequence ATGATCGAGAAGCTGAAATCGGTGACGCTTGCCGTAATGATATGTCTCAGTCTGGTGCTCAGCTATTTGCTGGCATACAGCTACCCACAGCTGGAGCCGCTCGCTCAGGAAAAATATGTAAAAGCCGATCCTGTCGGCACGCAGGCCGTGCTGGAGGATTTGCTGTTCCCGGATCAGATGGTGCTGCATTTGGGGGAGCAGGTGCATACGGTGCTGTACCCGAGCACGAGAAGCTTCAACAGCATCCTCGATACGGTGAAGCAGCGGTACATCGAAGGGTTTCGCAAGATAAATACCGCGACGGCGGTGCTTCCCGTCACTTGGGATGAAATCCGGGACAAACAGCAGGGCGTGGAGCTTCGTTTCCGCGACGGCGTTCCCTTCAACGTGTTGCAGCGGGTGATGCAGATCAAAGGCGAGCTGCCGATCGACAACGATGTCGTGACGCGAATCTGGATCTACACGAAGGAAACGAAGGATGACGTGCGGACGTTCTTTTTCACGGATTCGCCGGGTGTGGCGTATGAGGCGATCAAGGCCGATTTTACGGTCAAGGACATTGAAAAGTTCGTCCAGCTCGGCGCAGACCAGACTCCCTATACACCGGGGCCGGGGGAAAGCTACTTGCCGACCAAGCCGCTGACTATGCCTGCGTACAAAGTGAATTTCTCGCTTATGACGGCGGATCAGTTGAAGCGCAGCTTCTTCGTCGATCCGGCGATTACGCGGAACTTGACGGAACGCGACGGCTCGGAAATATATACCGACGGCAAACGCGGCCTGCAGCTCAAAAACGATCAGCATTGGATGGCTTATTCCGACCCGGTCGCCCCGGTGGAAACGAAGCAGCCCGAGATACGCGAGAACCTGCTTGCGGCCATCCAGTTTGTCAATCAGCATGGCGGCTGGAACGGGCAATATGTGGTGAACAAAGTGCCGCAGCGGATGGCTACAACGAGCCAATCATTTGTATTCCGGCAATATTTCGAATCGCTTCCGGTGATTAATGAACGGCAGGAGAACATCGGCTTCATCAAGATCGTGCTGCAAAAAGGAGTCGTATCCAGCTTCGAGCGCTCCGTCATCGTGCCGGAAAACCGGACGCTATCGGCAAAAGATACGCAAATTGCCGGAGGAGAAGCGCTGGGGCAGAAGCTCGCGCAATACGAGAAGCGCAGCAGCGTCGTCGCGATATACCCGGCGTACAAGCCGGTAACGGACGAGCTGACGCTGGAGCTTGTGCCGGCGTGGGCGGTGGAGCTGCGGGACGGTTCGTATGAATTTTTGGAATAG
- the walK gene encoding cell wall metabolism sensor histidine kinase WalK translates to MKRIRFFQSIQAKLIIIYVLLILIAMQLIGVYFIRTLESNLKNEFLDSRTKQAYLLAKYLEDYLRGIQEGKASEEKQPATDLNVVVNQLFAISKSEIQVIDANGIVLSTTQQNHQGIVGQKTTQTEVSRALQGIKDNPRMFMDVDGIRKVVIAHPIGSGAKIVGAVYIVASMEDIYTTMNSINQILISGTLIALALTALLGIILSSTITNPIKEITRQATAVAEGNFAQQVRIQGQDEIGQLAQTFNFMTARLREALSLNEEEKEKLASILTNMNDGLLAADDQGRVIVINRRAKQMLQVNEDTTLGRPLHEVIGLSRSELLKLGSGEGNTAMVEVYNPEEEEQLSVRLTFTTIHSREKGAAGTIVVLQDVTEQEKLEQSRREFVANVSHELRTPLTTIKSYLEALEDGAIEEPQLAHKFVGVTRNETERMIRLVGDLLQLSRLDSKQATISKEATDVAEMLEEVIDRFSVQLQQRGIEVRMDVAPNVREAMLDRDRIDQVLDNLVSNAVKYTAENGCIWIRAAVNDGKWLEITVQDNGIGIPKKDLSRIFERFYRVDKARSRSMGGTGLGLSIAREIVRAHGGTITLDSEQNQGTKVTFTLPYQLEGSAAV, encoded by the coding sequence GTGAAACGGATTCGCTTTTTCCAGTCGATTCAGGCGAAGCTGATCATCATTTATGTGCTGCTCATCCTGATCGCGATGCAGTTGATCGGGGTTTATTTTATAAGGACGCTCGAAAGCAATTTGAAAAACGAGTTTTTGGACTCACGGACGAAACAGGCGTATCTGCTGGCGAAATATTTGGAGGATTATTTGCGGGGGATTCAGGAGGGCAAGGCGAGCGAGGAGAAGCAGCCCGCCACCGACCTGAACGTGGTCGTCAACCAATTGTTTGCGATCAGCAAATCGGAGATTCAGGTGATCGACGCCAACGGGATCGTGCTGTCGACCACGCAGCAGAACCACCAGGGCATCGTCGGGCAAAAGACGACTCAAACCGAGGTCAGCCGGGCGCTCCAAGGCATTAAGGACAACCCGCGGATGTTCATGGACGTGGACGGCATCCGCAAGGTCGTGATCGCCCATCCGATCGGCAGCGGGGCGAAAATCGTCGGGGCGGTCTATATCGTCGCCTCGATGGAGGATATTTACACGACGATGAATTCGATCAACCAGATTCTCATCTCCGGCACGCTGATCGCGCTGGCGCTGACGGCGCTGCTCGGCATTATTTTATCGAGCACGATCACGAATCCGATCAAGGAAATTACGAGACAAGCGACGGCCGTAGCGGAAGGGAACTTCGCCCAGCAGGTGCGCATTCAGGGGCAGGATGAAATCGGCCAACTGGCGCAGACGTTTAACTTCATGACGGCCCGCCTGCGGGAGGCGCTGTCGCTCAACGAGGAAGAGAAGGAGAAACTCGCATCGATCCTCACCAACATGAACGACGGGCTGCTCGCCGCGGACGACCAGGGCCGGGTCATCGTCATCAACCGCAGGGCGAAGCAGATGCTGCAGGTGAACGAAGATACGACGCTCGGGCGGCCGCTGCACGAGGTGATCGGCCTCTCCCGCAGCGAGCTGCTGAAGCTCGGCTCCGGCGAAGGCAACACGGCGATGGTGGAAGTGTACAACCCGGAAGAGGAGGAGCAGCTGTCGGTTCGGCTTACGTTTACGACGATCCACAGCAGGGAGAAGGGCGCCGCGGGAACGATCGTCGTGCTACAGGATGTGACCGAGCAGGAGAAGCTCGAGCAGTCGCGGCGCGAGTTCGTCGCGAACGTATCTCACGAGCTGCGTACGCCGCTCACGACGATCAAAAGCTACCTCGAGGCGCTGGAGGACGGCGCGATCGAGGAGCCGCAGCTCGCGCACAAATTCGTCGGCGTGACGCGCAACGAGACGGAGCGGATGATCCGGCTTGTCGGCGACTTGCTGCAGCTGTCGCGGCTCGATTCGAAGCAGGCGACGATCAGCAAGGAGGCGACGGATGTGGCCGAGATGCTCGAGGAGGTTATCGACCGCTTCTCGGTGCAGCTTCAGCAGAGGGGAATCGAGGTCCGTATGGATGTCGCCCCGAACGTCCGGGAAGCGATGCTGGATCGCGACCGAATCGATCAGGTGCTCGACAACCTTGTATCGAATGCGGTCAAATATACCGCGGAGAACGGCTGCATCTGGATCCGCGCGGCGGTCAACGACGGCAAATGGCTGGAGATTACGGTGCAGGACAACGGAATCGGCATTCCGAAGAAGGATTTGAGCCGGATTTTCGAGCGGTTTTACAGGGTTGATAAAGCAAGATCGCGCAGCATGGGCGGCACGGGACTCGGCTTGTCCATTGCCCGGGAAATAGTGAGGGCGCACGGCGGGACGATTACGCTCGATTCGGAGCAGAATCAAGGCACGAAGGTAACATTCACGCTGCCTTATCAGCTGGAAGGAAGTGCGGCGGTATGA
- the yycF gene encoding response regulator YycF — translation MFGKILVVDDEQPIADILKFNLEKEGYEVICAYDGGRAVELAFSEEPDLILLDLMLPVKDGMDVCREVRTRLNTPIIMLTAKDNEIDKVLGLELGADDYVTKPFGTRELLARVKAHLRRQTKNGTAAGAAQAVPDTAAPQGIRVHQLFIDSDMYVVYKDGAPLDLTHREFELVQYMAKNTGRVMTREHLLQAVWGFEYFGDVRTVDVTIRRLREKLEDDPSRPEYITTRRGLGYMLRNPKAGGGGTP, via the coding sequence ATGTTTGGCAAAATTCTTGTGGTGGACGACGAACAACCGATTGCGGATATATTGAAATTCAACCTGGAAAAAGAGGGCTACGAAGTCATCTGCGCGTATGACGGCGGGAGAGCGGTCGAGCTCGCGTTTTCCGAGGAGCCGGATTTGATTTTGCTCGACCTGATGCTGCCGGTCAAGGACGGCATGGACGTATGCCGCGAGGTACGCACCCGGCTGAATACGCCGATCATCATGCTGACGGCGAAGGATAACGAGATCGACAAGGTGCTCGGGCTCGAGCTCGGCGCCGACGACTACGTGACGAAGCCGTTCGGCACGAGGGAGCTGCTTGCGCGCGTGAAGGCGCATCTGCGCCGCCAGACGAAAAACGGCACGGCGGCGGGAGCCGCACAAGCGGTGCCGGATACGGCCGCGCCACAGGGCATCCGGGTGCACCAGCTGTTCATCGACAGCGACATGTACGTTGTGTACAAGGACGGTGCGCCGCTCGATTTGACGCACCGCGAATTTGAGCTGGTGCAGTATATGGCGAAAAATACCGGCCGGGTCATGACCCGCGAGCACCTGCTGCAGGCGGTATGGGGCTTCGAATATTTCGGCGACGTGCGGACGGTCGATGTGACGATCCGTAGGCTGAGGGAGAAACTTGAAGATGACCCGAGCCGTCCGGAGTATATTACGACGCGCCGCGGTCTCGGCTACATGCTGCGCAATCCGAAAGCGGGAGGCGGCGGGACGCCGTGA